The Deinococcus radiopugnans ATCC 19172 genome has a segment encoding these proteins:
- a CDS encoding DUF456 domain-containing protein: MSVAFLIFLVAWIVGMAATFVPVLPATLIIFLGALGATLLDGFQVWPDLPFLLTFGALTVLIGFVDNVASAWGARRYGGSKQAVWGALIGGLAGLFIPFGLLVGPLAGALLAEVLLVRKTLPDALRSAWGTLVGLLTGLAAKLVLHLLMGLYELWRLWEPARSLLGGQDSVLG; the protein is encoded by the coding sequence ATGAGCGTTGCCTTTCTGATTTTTCTGGTGGCCTGGATCGTGGGCATGGCCGCAACCTTCGTCCCGGTGCTGCCCGCCACGCTGATCATCTTTCTGGGGGCGCTGGGCGCCACCCTGCTGGACGGCTTTCAGGTCTGGCCGGATCTGCCGTTCCTGCTGACCTTCGGAGCGCTGACGGTGCTGATCGGCTTCGTGGACAACGTCGCCTCGGCGTGGGGGGCGCGGCGCTACGGCGGCAGCAAACAGGCGGTGTGGGGCGCGCTGATCGGCGGACTGGCGGGCCTGTTCATTCCCTTCGGCCTCCTGGTGGGGCCGCTGGCCGGGGCGCTGCTGGCCGAAGTGCTGCTGGTGCGCAAAACCCTGCCGGACGCCCTGCGCTCGGCCTGGGGCACCCTGGTGGGCCTGCTGACCGGGCTGGCCGCCAAGCTGGTGCTGCACCTGCTGATGGGCCTGTATGAACTCTGGCGGCTGTGGGAGCCGGCGCGCAGCCTCTTGGGGGGACAGGACAGCGTGTTGGGCTAG
- a CDS encoding CPBP family intramembrane glutamic endopeptidase — MTAPHPDTPSWPEAAQTPPPPTGIRAVDGNRAALGLLIIQNVVSALLIAVRVPLGTALLGSFAVVVAAAFLFFRPTVRALAADTRWRTPPSWGLALAAFVLAFLASRAFVLAYVTFFPSAADAVPQFLSSGPDVWALLLAAGILIPFAEEVAFRGLLMRGHERAAGFTVAALTSTFAFSLAHGVPASIAGILPLAYVLARLVQHSGSLWNSVIVHALNNTLAVGLGAFLLGKELGDPAQAAELLSNPALKLPLALGALLFGAVVMVVLHLWLTPKPDPQVRSAPGPWLSLAYVVIVLFGAVAVALTFPQVGLWVSDLRSALF; from the coding sequence ATGACCGCGCCGCACCCCGACACTCCGTCCTGGCCCGAAGCGGCGCAGACCCCTCCGCCCCCCACCGGCATCCGGGCGGTGGATGGCAACCGCGCCGCGTTAGGGCTGCTGATCATTCAGAACGTGGTCTCGGCGCTGCTGATCGCCGTGCGGGTGCCGCTGGGCACGGCGCTGCTGGGCTCGTTCGCGGTGGTGGTGGCGGCGGCGTTCCTCTTTTTCCGGCCCACCGTGCGGGCGCTGGCTGCCGACACGCGCTGGCGCACGCCGCCGTCGTGGGGGCTGGCGCTGGCCGCGTTCGTGCTGGCCTTCCTGGCCTCGCGGGCGTTCGTGCTGGCCTACGTCACCTTTTTCCCGTCGGCGGCGGACGCGGTGCCGCAGTTCCTGAGCAGCGGGCCGGACGTGTGGGCGCTGCTGCTGGCGGCGGGCATCCTGATTCCCTTTGCCGAGGAAGTCGCTTTCCGGGGCCTGCTGATGCGCGGGCACGAGCGAGCGGCGGGTTTCACGGTGGCGGCGCTGACCTCCACCTTCGCGTTCTCGCTGGCGCACGGCGTGCCGGCCAGCATTGCCGGGATTCTGCCGCTGGCCTACGTGCTGGCGCGGCTGGTGCAGCACAGCGGCAGCCTGTGGAACAGCGTCATCGTCCACGCGCTGAACAACACGCTGGCCGTGGGGCTGGGGGCGTTTCTGCTCGGCAAGGAGCTGGGCGATCCGGCGCAGGCCGCCGAACTGCTGAGCAACCCGGCCCTGAAACTGCCGCTGGCGCTGGGGGCGCTGCTGTTCGGCGCGGTGGTGATGGTGGTGCTGCACCTGTGGCTGACGCCCAAACCCGATCCGCAGGTGCGCAGCGCCCCCGGCCCCTGGCTCAGTCTGGCCTACGTGGTGATCGTGCTGTTCGGCGCGGTGGCGGTGGCCCTGACCTTCCCGCAGGTGGGGCTGTGGGTCTCTGACCTGAGAAGCGCGCTGTTCTGA
- a CDS encoding threonine aldolase family protein: MPQTVIADLRSDTVTTPTPEMRAAMASAAVGDDVYGEDPTVNELQAEVARLTGHEAGLFMPSGSMTNQVAIAVHTRRGEEVVCAEGSHIYEWELGMMAAFSGVVPRFVPAPLGVPAPEDVRLAVRHSIHQSPTGLISLENTHNKAGGTIIPTEVIKEIRAVADAEGLPLHLDGARVFNAAAALDVPLSEITRHFHTVSVCLSKGLGAPVGSVLVGSAEAMKQAHRYRKMLGGGMRQAGILAAAALVALRGGPARLKEDHRRTRELAEALVGAGFDVNLAAVQTNIIYATLPGAATQVARWAERGVLASALGPDSVRFVLHHQTGDEALERAIAVLTA; encoded by the coding sequence ATGCCTCAAACCGTGATCGCCGATCTGCGCTCCGACACCGTCACCACGCCCACCCCCGAAATGCGCGCCGCGATGGCGTCGGCGGCGGTGGGCGACGACGTGTACGGCGAAGATCCCACCGTCAACGAGTTGCAGGCCGAAGTCGCCCGCCTGACCGGCCACGAGGCGGGCCTGTTCATGCCGTCCGGCAGCATGACCAATCAGGTGGCGATTGCTGTCCATACCCGCCGGGGCGAGGAGGTGGTGTGCGCCGAGGGCAGCCACATCTACGAGTGGGAACTGGGCATGATGGCGGCCTTTAGCGGCGTGGTGCCGCGCTTCGTGCCCGCGCCGCTGGGCGTGCCGGCCCCCGAGGACGTGCGGCTGGCGGTGCGCCACAGCATCCATCAGTCGCCCACCGGCCTGATCAGCCTGGAAAACACCCACAACAAGGCGGGCGGCACGATTATTCCCACCGAGGTCATCAAGGAGATTCGCGCGGTGGCCGATGCCGAGGGCCTGCCCCTGCACCTGGACGGCGCGCGGGTTTTCAACGCGGCGGCGGCGCTGGACGTGCCCCTCTCCGAGATCACGCGGCACTTCCACACCGTCAGCGTGTGCCTGAGCAAGGGGCTGGGCGCCCCGGTGGGCAGCGTGCTGGTGGGCAGCGCCGAGGCCATGAAACAGGCCCACCGCTACCGCAAGATGCTGGGCGGCGGCATGCGGCAGGCCGGAATTCTGGCCGCCGCCGCCCTGGTGGCCCTGCGGGGCGGCCCCGCCCGCCTCAAGGAAGACCACCGCCGCACCCGAGAGCTGGCCGAGGCGCTGGTGGGCGCGGGGTTCGACGTGAATCTGGCCGCCGTGCAGACCAACATCATCTACGCCACGCTGCCCGGCGCCGCCACGCAGGTGGCCCGCTGGGCCGAACGGGGCGTGCTGGCAAGCGCGCTGGGGCCGGACTCGGTGCGTTTCGTGCTGCATCACCAGACCGGGGACGAGGCGCTGGAACGGGCAATAGCGGTGCTGACGGCGTGA
- a CDS encoding carboxypeptidase-like regulatory domain-containing protein, whose protein sequence is MKGTVRLLPFLLCSLPSALAAGPASTLVPASFNEGAVIVTDRAAVADLASALRDAASAAGGNCTKSEYVVWTAPEDDLEATFNGGVKSLGYTYRLLDRSDEADGRASVFALSGPKQSLAGLWVEAQGNAVLAWCVLKLAASPAPAKPAPALQPNPPAASAPKPAPAPAKPAPPAAPVKVPAPKPGYVTGLVLDTQGRPLAGARVFLSGTTFTQGQKTSFETETKTDGTYSLRVPDGRYQAKASYTTTFEGQTFSFFMDPASGNPNTSVDSSEGGNLNFRWTLSGLRAGSGAGAGRDTDFYGSSVDFSYCGLPAKAYCAEKYGAVTPGAAPGGSVINVTFTPQGKLVDGSVGKPVVYTFKAAPVAPPGGYPYSDPNGGGRTTLGADWPYHSTNFNDLPLGRYTLTVTATLPDGSKRPLKLGLTDGDVEHDSVTVRWVPWDDFNPASYSGGGIRQVKVYVRD, encoded by the coding sequence ATGAAAGGAACCGTCCGCCTGTTACCGTTTCTCCTCTGCAGTCTCCCCTCAGCGCTGGCCGCTGGCCCCGCAAGCACCCTGGTGCCCGCCTCGTTCAACGAGGGCGCGGTGATCGTAACGGACCGCGCCGCCGTCGCGGACCTGGCCTCGGCCCTGCGAGACGCGGCCAGCGCCGCCGGGGGCAATTGCACGAAAAGCGAATACGTGGTCTGGACTGCCCCCGAAGACGATCTGGAGGCGACTTTCAACGGCGGGGTGAAGTCGCTGGGCTACACCTACCGCCTGCTGGACCGTAGCGATGAGGCTGATGGGCGGGCCTCGGTGTTTGCGCTCAGCGGTCCCAAGCAGTCCCTGGCCGGCCTCTGGGTGGAGGCGCAGGGGAATGCCGTGCTGGCGTGGTGTGTGCTCAAGCTGGCGGCCTCTCCGGCCCCGGCCAAGCCTGCGCCCGCGCTGCAACCCAATCCGCCTGCGGCCAGTGCGCCCAAACCCGCGCCGGCCCCCGCCAAGCCTGCCCCGCCGGCGGCCCCCGTCAAGGTGCCGGCCCCCAAACCCGGCTACGTGACCGGACTGGTGCTGGACACCCAGGGCCGTCCGCTGGCGGGCGCGCGGGTCTTCCTCAGCGGCACCACCTTCACGCAGGGCCAGAAAACCAGCTTCGAGACCGAGACGAAAACGGACGGCACCTACAGCCTGCGCGTGCCTGACGGGCGCTATCAGGCCAAGGCCTCGTACACCACCACCTTTGAGGGCCAGACCTTCTCGTTCTTCATGGACCCGGCCAGCGGCAACCCCAATACCAGCGTGGACTCCAGCGAGGGTGGCAACCTCAACTTCCGCTGGACACTGAGCGGCCTGCGGGCGGGCAGCGGGGCCGGGGCTGGCCGGGACACAGATTTCTACGGTTCCAGCGTGGATTTCAGCTACTGCGGCTTACCTGCCAAGGCCTACTGCGCCGAGAAATACGGCGCGGTCACGCCGGGGGCCGCGCCGGGGGGCAGCGTGATCAACGTGACCTTCACCCCGCAGGGCAAACTGGTGGACGGCAGCGTGGGCAAACCCGTCGTCTACACCTTCAAGGCCGCGCCAGTCGCCCCTCCCGGCGGCTACCCCTACTCCGATCCCAACGGCGGTGGCCGCACCACCCTGGGAGCGGACTGGCCCTACCACAGCACCAATTTCAATGACCTTCCGCTGGGCAGATACACGCTGACCGTGACCGCCACCCTGCCCGACGGAAGCAAGCGGCCCCTGAAGCTGGGGCTGACCGACGGTGACGTGGAACATGACAGCGTGACGGTGCGCTGGGTGCCGTGGGACGATTTCAACCCGGCCAGTTACAGCGGCGGCGGCATCAGGCAGGTCAAGGTGTACGTGCGGGACTGA
- the fusA gene encoding elongation factor G yields MPVRIVSLAAHSGAGKTTLCEALLHHSGAISRPGKVEDGTTQSDHTDAEKAHGFSITTGVVRLSHAGTDITMLDTPGYADFVREIRGAIRAADAALMVVSGVSGVEVGTERVWATADRFNMPRLIAVNKMDRERANFSAVLADLRSSLPGNVAPLYLPLGEGPEFRGVVNVLTGETGDGGEVPADMRSVLKEARDSLTDAIIESDDDLMERYLDGQDISSEELHAAFLRAVHAGTLYPVIPVSATTGVGLEPLLDLLVTGLRSAAERGPTTGQDGQNREPTPDAPFSARVWRVSVDPFVGKLAYIRVYSGTLRPGDTVLNTSRDNAEVKPAHLYLINGKELTEVPELSAGMIGVLTKLADLHAGDTLADPEHPIEYDALWLPDPAHTVALHPATRQDEDKLGTALTRLMEEDPTLHFRRDPQTGEQLLSGMGDMHLTIAAEKLAALGVTVTTTAPQIAYRETIHAAAEAQGKHKKQSGGHGQYGDCTIRIEPGENFEFRSAVVGGAIPGKYIPSIEKGVQEAMGRGSLAGYPLQDIHVTVLDGSYHEVDSSDIAFRMAGGQALKNALENARPGLLEPAVLLKVRAPASFTGDLISDLQTRRARVQGMDTGGTVITISAVVPQVELQNYSADLRSLTGDRGAFSVKPHGYQDVPEHLAKKIIEERRAEVAAG; encoded by the coding sequence ATGCCCGTTCGTATTGTGAGTCTCGCCGCGCACAGCGGCGCTGGGAAAACCACGCTCTGCGAAGCCCTGCTGCACCACAGCGGGGCCATTTCACGTCCCGGCAAGGTGGAGGACGGCACCACCCAGAGCGATCACACCGACGCCGAGAAGGCCCACGGCTTTTCAATCACCACCGGCGTGGTGCGCCTGAGCCACGCCGGCACCGACATCACCATGCTGGACACGCCCGGTTACGCCGACTTCGTGCGCGAGATCCGGGGGGCCATCCGCGCCGCCGACGCCGCGCTGATGGTGGTCAGCGGCGTGAGCGGCGTGGAGGTGGGCACCGAGCGCGTATGGGCCACCGCCGACCGCTTCAACATGCCGCGCCTGATCGCGGTCAACAAGATGGATCGGGAACGCGCCAACTTCTCGGCGGTGCTGGCCGACTTGCGCTCCAGCCTGCCGGGCAACGTCGCGCCGCTGTACCTGCCGCTGGGCGAGGGGCCGGAGTTCCGGGGCGTGGTCAACGTCCTGACCGGGGAAACCGGAGATGGGGGCGAGGTGCCCGCCGACATGCGCTCGGTGCTGAAGGAAGCGCGCGACAGCCTGACCGACGCGATCATCGAATCCGACGACGACTTGATGGAACGTTATCTGGACGGACAGGACATCAGCAGCGAGGAACTGCACGCCGCCTTTCTGCGGGCCGTGCATGCCGGGACGCTGTACCCGGTGATTCCGGTCAGCGCCACCACGGGCGTCGGCCTTGAGCCGCTGCTGGACTTGCTGGTCACGGGCCTGCGCAGCGCCGCCGAACGTGGCCCCACCACCGGCCAGGACGGCCAGAACCGCGAACCGACGCCCGACGCCCCCTTCAGCGCCCGCGTGTGGCGGGTCAGCGTCGATCCCTTCGTGGGCAAGCTGGCGTACATTCGGGTCTACAGCGGCACCCTCAGGCCGGGCGATACCGTGCTGAACACCTCGCGCGACAATGCCGAGGTCAAACCGGCGCACCTTTATCTGATCAACGGCAAGGAGTTGACCGAGGTGCCCGAGCTGAGTGCCGGAATGATCGGCGTGCTGACCAAACTGGCCGATCTGCACGCCGGGGACACGCTGGCCGATCCCGAACATCCTATCGAGTACGACGCGCTGTGGCTGCCCGATCCGGCGCACACGGTGGCCTTGCACCCGGCCACCCGTCAGGACGAGGACAAGCTGGGCACGGCGCTGACCCGCCTGATGGAAGAAGACCCCACGCTGCATTTCCGGCGTGACCCGCAGACCGGCGAGCAACTGCTGAGCGGCATGGGCGACATGCACCTGACCATCGCTGCCGAGAAACTGGCCGCGCTGGGCGTGACCGTGACCACCACCGCGCCGCAGATCGCGTACCGCGAAACCATTCACGCCGCTGCCGAGGCGCAGGGCAAGCACAAGAAACAGAGCGGCGGCCACGGCCAGTACGGCGATTGCACGATTCGCATCGAACCCGGCGAGAATTTCGAATTCAGAAGTGCGGTGGTGGGCGGCGCGATTCCCGGCAAGTACATTCCCAGCATCGAAAAGGGCGTGCAGGAGGCCATGGGGCGGGGCAGCCTGGCGGGCTATCCCTTGCAGGACATCCACGTGACGGTGCTGGACGGCAGCTATCACGAGGTGGACAGCAGCGACATCGCCTTCCGGATGGCGGGGGGGCAGGCCCTCAAGAACGCGCTGGAAAACGCCCGGCCCGGCCTGCTGGAACCCGCTGTCCTGTTGAAAGTTCGCGCCCCGGCCTCGTTCACAGGTGACCTGATCAGCGATCTTCAAACGCGCCGCGCCCGCGTGCAGGGCATGGACACCGGGGGCACGGTCATCACCATCAGCGCCGTGGTGCCGCAGGTGGAACTGCAGAACTACAGCGCCGATCTGCGCTCCCTGACCGGAGATCGGGGGGCCTTCTCGGTCAAGCCGCACGGCTATCAGGACGTGCCAGAGCATCTGGCGAAGAAAATTATCGAGGAGAGAAGGGCGGAGGTGGCGGCAGGCTGA
- the metG gene encoding methionine--tRNA ligase translates to MTDSKQGNEFIITTAIDYANGEPHIGHVYEKILGDAIARYQRLAGRDVTFVMGTDEHGEKISKAAAKAGVTPQELVDDLSDRAFRGLWDRLDISYDAFIRTTAQRHKKFVQDVLQRVYDAGDIYFAEYEGLYSVGAERYVTDKELVEGADGVRRYPGDPQPPELRREANYFFRMEKYQDWLLETLKANPTLIQPAGYRNEVLEMLSEPIGPLSISRPKSRVPWGIELPWDADHVTYVWFDALLSYLTPFVANGRPAESVSGLAWHVIGKDILKPHAVFWPTMLRAAGYPLYRKLVVHSHILAEDGRKMGKSLGNAIDPQQLVKDFPVDAIRYTLLREASLGADSPYGEGILVSRLNSDLANDLGNLLSRTVSMIHKYRGGVLPAAHEPNEREREIEAAALALPGQILALVDDLKINMAIESAMNFVRDLNRYIAESAPWNLAKSDDTARRLDTVLYTAAEGLRVASVCLEAVIPGKARELRAQLGLGGQTYALAGAWGLMPAGTRVPGGPILFPKPELPQPEQEEGKDKPGKPQKPVQKEKKAVTQIAEPTPPVASETPAETEALISIDDFARIDLRVAEVIACEAVAKADKLLKLTVKLGEETRTVVSGIRKWYEPEALVGRKVILVANLKPAKLRGIESQGMILAAEDDAGNLDLVGLTLDLPSGTKVR, encoded by the coding sequence ATGACCGACAGCAAACAGGGCAACGAATTCATCATCACCACCGCCATCGACTACGCCAACGGCGAGCCGCATATCGGGCACGTCTACGAGAAGATTCTGGGGGACGCCATCGCGCGCTACCAGCGCCTGGCGGGGCGCGACGTGACCTTTGTGATGGGCACCGACGAGCACGGCGAGAAGATCAGCAAGGCCGCCGCCAAGGCCGGGGTCACGCCGCAGGAACTGGTGGACGATCTGAGTGACCGCGCCTTCCGGGGCCTGTGGGATCGGCTGGACATCAGCTACGACGCCTTTATCCGCACCACCGCCCAGCGCCATAAGAAGTTCGTGCAGGACGTGTTGCAGCGCGTGTACGACGCCGGGGACATCTATTTCGCCGAGTACGAGGGCCTGTACTCGGTGGGCGCCGAGCGCTACGTGACCGACAAAGAACTGGTGGAGGGCGCCGACGGTGTGCGCCGCTACCCCGGTGACCCCCAGCCGCCCGAACTGCGCCGCGAGGCCAACTATTTCTTCCGCATGGAGAAGTACCAGGACTGGCTGCTGGAGACGCTGAAGGCCAATCCCACGCTGATCCAGCCGGCCGGCTACCGCAACGAGGTGCTGGAAATGCTCTCGGAGCCGATTGGCCCTCTCAGCATCAGCCGCCCGAAAAGCCGGGTGCCGTGGGGCATCGAGCTGCCCTGGGACGCCGATCACGTGACCTACGTGTGGTTCGACGCGCTCCTCTCGTACCTGACGCCCTTCGTGGCGAACGGACGCCCCGCCGAATCCGTCAGTGGACTGGCATGGCACGTGATCGGCAAGGACATCCTCAAACCGCACGCGGTGTTCTGGCCCACCATGCTCAGGGCGGCGGGCTATCCGCTGTACCGCAAGCTGGTGGTGCACAGCCACATCCTGGCCGAGGACGGGCGCAAGATGGGCAAGTCGCTGGGCAACGCGATTGACCCGCAGCAACTGGTCAAGGATTTCCCGGTGGACGCCATCCGCTACACCCTGCTGCGCGAGGCGTCCCTCGGTGCGGACAGCCCCTACGGTGAGGGCATTCTGGTGTCGCGCCTGAACAGCGATCTCGCCAACGATCTGGGCAACCTGCTGTCGCGTACGGTCAGCATGATCCATAAGTACCGTGGAGGCGTGCTGCCCGCCGCCCACGAGCCGAACGAGCGCGAACGCGAGATCGAGGCGGCGGCGCTGGCCCTGCCTGGTCAGATTCTGGCGCTGGTAGATGACCTCAAGATCAACATGGCGATTGAGTCCGCCATGAACTTCGTGCGCGATCTGAACCGCTACATCGCCGAGAGTGCCCCGTGGAATCTGGCGAAGTCCGACGACACCGCCCGCCGCCTGGACACCGTGCTGTACACCGCCGCCGAGGGGCTGCGCGTCGCCTCGGTGTGTCTGGAAGCGGTGATTCCCGGCAAGGCCCGCGAACTGCGAGCGCAACTCGGTCTGGGCGGACAGACCTATGCCCTGGCCGGAGCCTGGGGCCTGATGCCCGCCGGAACCCGCGTGCCGGGCGGCCCGATCCTGTTCCCGAAACCAGAACTGCCCCAGCCGGAGCAGGAGGAAGGCAAGGACAAGCCGGGCAAGCCGCAAAAGCCCGTTCAGAAGGAGAAGAAAGCCGTGACCCAGATTGCCGAACCCACCCCGCCCGTCGCCAGCGAAACGCCCGCCGAGACCGAGGCCCTGATCTCCATCGACGACTTCGCCCGCATTGACCTGCGCGTGGCCGAGGTCATCGCCTGCGAGGCGGTGGCGAAGGCCGACAAACTCCTGAAGCTGACCGTGAAACTGGGCGAGGAGACGCGCACGGTGGTCAGCGGCATCCGCAAGTGGTACGAACCCGAAGCGCTGGTGGGCCGCAAGGTGATCTTGGTGGCGAACCTCAAGCCGGCCAAGCTGCGCGGCATCGAATCCCAGGGCATGATCCTGGCCGCCGAGGACGACGCGGGCAACCTGGACCTGGTGGGATTGACGCTGGATCTGCCGAGTGGGACGAAGGTCCGCTGA
- a CDS encoding Ig-like domain-containing protein, producing MKPLNLALLLTTALSLAACGGGGTAPPAGDTTAPTVSLTATPNPVTAAGAVLLTAAATDDVGVTQVVFYRGATEISTDTAAPYEATSNLTAADNGSVQYRAVASDAAGNTKEATSDVTVNIGAPADTTAPSVVSISPAGGATGVAKDANIVVTFSEKMNQAATQAAYQSTDLPASDVTFSWNPAGTVMTINPNADLLYTAAGKTYAFKLTSTATDIAGNALPATNSSFKTFRQLTTTLNSTPALDGWVRSDGTVNTTDELRIGDSGDVGNATYRSYLSFDLSGLPAGLTSANIVSASLSVYQFSVSGAPYTDLDVGVSDLILDHVNYSTTLTGTDFDPTVYSTLGDSSSSALVGSYAKSVLSALKDDRSAGRTRSQYRLRFAKLTDGDGNADIAYLRQGESATNKPTLTLTYLIP from the coding sequence ATGAAGCCACTGAATCTTGCCCTGCTGCTGACCACCGCCCTGAGCCTCGCCGCCTGCGGAGGCGGAGGCACGGCCCCGCCCGCCGGTGACACCACCGCCCCCACCGTCAGCCTGACGGCGACCCCCAATCCAGTCACGGCGGCTGGAGCCGTGCTCCTGACGGCTGCCGCGACCGACGACGTGGGCGTCACCCAGGTGGTCTTTTACCGGGGAGCCACCGAGATCAGCACCGATACCGCCGCACCTTACGAGGCCACCAGCAACCTGACGGCAGCCGACAATGGCAGCGTGCAGTACCGCGCCGTCGCCAGTGACGCCGCCGGCAACACAAAGGAGGCCACCAGCGACGTGACCGTCAACATCGGCGCGCCTGCCGACACCACCGCGCCCAGCGTCGTCTCCATCAGCCCGGCGGGCGGGGCCACCGGCGTGGCCAAGGACGCCAATATCGTGGTGACCTTCAGCGAGAAGATGAACCAGGCGGCCACCCAGGCGGCGTACCAGTCCACCGACCTGCCCGCCAGCGACGTGACCTTCAGCTGGAATCCCGCCGGCACGGTCATGACCATCAACCCCAACGCGGACCTGCTGTACACCGCCGCCGGCAAGACCTACGCCTTCAAGCTGACCAGCACTGCCACGGACATTGCAGGCAACGCCCTGCCCGCCACCAACAGCAGCTTCAAAACCTTCCGGCAGCTCACCACCACCCTGAACAGCACGCCAGCGCTGGACGGCTGGGTGCGCTCGGACGGGACGGTCAATACCACGGACGAACTTCGGATCGGAGACAGCGGTGACGTGGGCAACGCCACCTACCGCAGCTACCTCAGCTTCGATCTGAGCGGTCTGCCCGCTGGTCTAACCAGCGCCAATATCGTGTCCGCGAGCCTGAGCGTCTATCAGTTCTCGGTGTCGGGCGCTCCGTACACCGATCTGGATGTCGGCGTCAGCGACCTAATCCTGGATCACGTGAATTACAGCACGACGTTGACCGGCACGGACTTCGACCCCACGGTGTACAGCACGCTGGGAGACAGCAGCAGCAGCGCGCTCGTGGGCAGTTACGCCAAGTCCGTCCTCAGCGCCCTGAAAGACGACCGCAGCGCAGGCCGCACCCGTTCGCAGTACCGCCTGCGCTTTGCCAAGCTGACCGACGGGGACGGAAATGCGGACATCGCCTACCTCCGGCAGGGTGAGAGCGCCACCAATAAGCCCACCCTGACCCTCACCTACCTGATTCCCTAA
- the rapZ gene encoding RNase adapter RapZ — MPFIVVSGLSGSGKSTVLRTLEDAGFFTTDNLPPELWGAMHDLATARGLERVAISTDARTRDFLGALESSYERLSRRREDLRVLFLEATADVLLKRYNLTRREHPLGDSLLVDFARERELLAPLRSIADTVIDTTDLSAGELAERVLKLYRLERDFHLRLVSFGFKHSPPRDVDMVLDVRSLPNPYYDPALRPRTGLDSNVADYVFQNEDAEAFYADLRSFVRTAAERARAAGRHGYTVGIGCTGGQHRSVAVTERLAADLKALNVEVGDHRDMKLEAS; from the coding sequence ATGCCGTTTATCGTGGTTTCGGGATTGTCGGGCAGTGGCAAGAGCACGGTGCTGCGCACGCTGGAGGACGCCGGTTTCTTTACCACCGACAACCTGCCGCCCGAACTTTGGGGAGCCATGCACGATCTGGCGACGGCGCGCGGGCTGGAACGCGTCGCCATCAGCACCGACGCGCGCACCCGCGATTTCCTGGGGGCGCTGGAATCCAGTTACGAGCGCCTGTCGCGCCGCCGCGAGGACCTGCGGGTGCTGTTTCTGGAGGCCACGGCGGACGTGCTGCTCAAGCGCTACAACCTGACCCGCCGCGAACACCCGCTGGGCGACTCGCTGCTGGTGGACTTCGCCCGTGAGCGCGAACTGCTGGCGCCGCTGCGCTCGATTGCCGACACGGTGATCGACACCACCGATCTGAGTGCCGGCGAACTGGCCGAGCGGGTGCTGAAGCTGTACCGCCTGGAACGCGACTTTCACCTGCGGCTGGTGTCCTTCGGTTTCAAGCACTCGCCCCCGCGCGACGTGGACATGGTGCTGGACGTGCGTTCCCTGCCCAATCCCTATTACGACCCCGCGCTGCGCCCGCGCACCGGTCTGGACAGCAACGTGGCCGACTACGTCTTTCAGAACGAGGACGCCGAGGCGTTCTACGCCGATCTGAGGAGCTTCGTGCGCACCGCCGCCGAGCGGGCGCGGGCGGCCGGGCGGCACGGCTACACGGTGGGCATCGGCTGCACCGGCGGACAGCACCGCAGCGTGGCCGTGACCGAGCGGCTGGCCGCCGACCTGAAAGCCCTGAACGTGGAGGTGGGCGACCACCGCGACATGAAACTGGAGGCGAGCTGA